In the genome of Chaetodon trifascialis isolate fChaTrf1 chromosome 21, fChaTrf1.hap1, whole genome shotgun sequence, the window CGATGAAAAAGACCACAAGCACTTAATGAActcatttttaatgaaagtgAATCAAACCAGTGAGTTTTTATTCAACATTgtctataccgactatcccttttcgaggttgcggggggggctggagcctatcccagctgtcaacgggcgagaggcggggtacaccctggaccccAAATGATCTTATCTTATATCTTAATTACTGCCGGTCTGTTACTGTTTGAACAGTcgtttattttattgtcaattGTTAATAATTATCAGGAACTTGTAAgaaagcacaaacagacagagtgGGACTTTCTGCTGTTGCCACACTTTGGGAAACGTGGAGGTCAAACTCAGGTGAGGGCAGgtaaacagctgctgtttgctgtccgTCAACACTGACAAGGTCTCTGTCTGACAACACTGACAAGGTCTCTGTCCAACAACACTGACAGTGTCTCCAGCTGTCCGTCAACACTGACTGTCTCCAGCTGTCCGTCAATACTGACAGTGTCTCCAGCTGTCCGTCAACACTGACTGTCTCCAGCTGTCCGTCAACACTGACTGTCTCCAGCTGTCCGTCAACACTGACTGTCTCCAGCTGTCCGTCACTGCAGCGTGATCACGTGAACCTGCAGCTTCTGTGGCTCTTCTCTCGATCAGCTTCACGTCTTTCATTATCTCGTCATGTTTGTCTTCCTCATTGTGAAATAGGAAAAAGTCCTGACGTGGACAGCCCATGGACAGCCCATGGACAGCCCATGGACAGCCCATGGACAGCCCATGGACAGCCCATGGACAGCCTGGTGACCTAAAAGCTCACAGGGAGTCACGCTGTGTTGCGCCTATAAAGCCTGACGTGAgcatcagtgtgaacagaagaagctcttcatcttcatcttcatcttcatctggaTCAAACTTGGACGTCTGAAGATGTGGCGTGTCGCCCTGCTGCTGGGTGAGATACCGAATCACCTGCCGctcagctgaccaatcagaagctGAATATTCTCCTCAGTCCTGCTGCAAACCTCTTCGTTTCAGCATTTAGCGGTTTGATCGTTGCAGTGATCAGTGAAGAGGAGCAGGTTCTTCCTCAGTCACAGCATGTTAGCGCTCGTTCAggttcactctgtgtgtgttcaggttcaTGCACAGGTGTGTCACTgaacctgctctgtgtgtctgtacatgtcTGTGTCGCAGTGTGGGGACAGACAGCAGGTCCCCACAAGTCAGGATTCAGTGATTTTTGGTGAAGGTCAGTCAACTTAAAaactccctctgtgtgtgtgtgtgtgtgtgtgtgtgtgtgtgtgtgtgcgtgtgtgtgtgtgtgtgcgtgcgtgtccagctgtgttttgtgtgtgtgatggcttAAAGTTCGGGCGGCTCTGCAGTGGAAACTCTCACAACAGCAGGAGGACCTCAGACAGATGGGGACAGGGACACTACGGAGCCAGCCGGTAACACAACTACACAGCTACACTAAGCAACAcggtgcattctgggaaatgtaggatccagtgtttttgagcCACAGAAGTGTCAGCCGAGGACGACAGCACTGGATGAGTGGAGGTGTGCTGTGTTTCAGGGGGGACAGGACACACAAAGGTGTGGACGTCGTGTGCAGGGACGGATCCGTCGTCTACGCTCCGTTTGATGCGACGCTGCATGGAAACATTATCGTCTACACTGACCCCCAGAAGGCGGCCATCAACAACGGCATCAACCTGAGAGCAGACGGTCAGTCCATCACACCTTTACTGTGTTTAACTGCGCTGCTCATGTACTTCAGTACACAACTGAGGTACTTTCACTTTACTAGTGTTTAGTGTTTTCTTCTCAGGGtactttcttcttctacttcatTAAATGTATcagacagcttcagttactttAGACTCAgatctgacacaaaacaaacaagactttATAAAATCTGGTGTTTAGTTATAAATTAAACTCCAAAAGTTTATTTAAGTTCAGCTGAGACGACAAGTCCATCAATCAATGAGTGTATTGACAGAAACTGATCGATcatctgttgttttattgatcTCTGATGTttggagacacaatgatctaaagagaccagagaccagaggacaacagacacaggggacactttactacactcagtacttttactttaatacttgaagtacattcTTCTCATTATACTcacatacttttactgaaggaacattttcagtgcaggactttgacagtaacagagtatttgtactgtgattagtacttttactgcagtaaaggatCTGGTCCCACAGGTCTGTGTTTCAAGCTGTTCTACGTTCAGCCGGACCGGACCTCCGGCTCGGTGAGGAAGGGGGACAGGCTCGGCACTATGCTGCCCATGCAGAGCGTTTACCCGGGAATCACGTCACATGTCCACGTCCAGATGTGCGACAGGACCGACCCCATGAAATACTTCTGATGGACTTCAGCTGCTgtaacttcctgtttgtccacATTAACGCCTTTACACATTAACAGTGTGACAAACTAATAAAACTTGCAGAGCCGCTGTGTTGTGAGTCTTTTATTGTCAGGAACCGTGagactttgtgttttattgtgttgtgttcGACATAGAAGCAGTTTGAACAAAGAGCTTCAGATCAGAATCCGACTTTATGATCACACAAGAAGCCGAAGGTCGGTCCtaaatgtgacacacacacaaacaggaagtcactgctgaACGCGCAGCAGAATCCAAAACGACGCTCTCCTCTGAGGCTGATTGTGATTGCTTGTTAACCTTTCAGAGAGGGCGTGTACAACAATCAGAACAATCAACAGGTTCCAGCTGATGAAGAGCTCATCTTCATTCTCAGGTAGCAAAACCCAGCGAgtctcattttcaggtgattacagaccaatgaaaacatgaatttcaGGTTCCACGTCTGCCAGTAGACCCTGACTCACTGGACCGTTAATGCTGCAACGAGCAGCTTTCAGTTTCACAAAGGTGAGCAGAGTCACGTCAGGTGGAGACCAATCACGTTTATGGTCTGTGGGCCTTGTGCCATTGTGGCCtgaaggtttttttgtttgattcGGCTCCAGCTGTAACTTCATCTGGCGGTGGTCAGCGGTTCGGCCCgttgtgctgcagcagcccCACAAACCACACGGTGATCTTCTGATGGGTCATCCACCCGTTCATGTCTTCGGCGTTTGTGGGGTTAAAACCTTtgagtcacttcctgtgtcgCCTGATCTCTGAACAGTTTGCCGTCGAAGCCGAAGGTTTCATCACTTTTACACAAAGACTGAACTCACCGACGACACGAAATGGACAGCAGACGATCAATCACGTCTTTCCTTCGTCCGTCCTCTCTGTAAGTACTCTTgatctagcgccaccatcaggtcaacatgtGTCCAACACTGGTTTATGGTCAGCGTTGtacctgctcagcatcagcacgttagcatcAGCACTGTGGAAATGTTAGCATGGCAGGATGTCGACCCGAGGCCGTTTCCTAACCTTCGCTGTCAAACTGTCCGAGGGACAGTCAAGGTGTGCAGACGGAGGTGAACGGATGGAGGTGAACAGATGGAGGTGAACGGACGGAGGTGAACAGACGGAGGTGAACAGACGGAGGTGAACGGACGGAGGTGAACAGATGGAGGTGAACAGATGGAGGTGACCAGACGAAGGTGAACAGACGAAGGTGAACAGATGGAGGTGAACGGACGGAGGTGAACAGATGGAGGTGAACAGACGGAGGTGAACAGATGGAGGTGAAAGGACGAAGGTGAATGGACGGAGGTGAAAGGACGAAGGTGAATGGATGGAGGTGAACAGATGGAGGTGAACGGACGGAGGTGAACAGATGGAGGTGAACGGACGGAGGTGAACGGACGGAGGTGAACAGATGGAGGTGAACGGACGGAGGTGAATGGACGGAGGTGAACGGACGGAGGTGAACAGATGGAGGTGAACGGACGGAGGTGAACAGACGGAGGTGAACGGACGGAGGTGAACGGACGGAGGTGAACGGACGGAGGTGAACAGATGGAGGTGAACGGACGGAGGTGAACGGACGGAGGTGAACAGATGGAGGTGAACGGACGGAGGTGAACAGATGGAGGTGAACGGAGCAGCAGAGTAAAGAAACGATCCGCATTCAGTCTGACTGATTTCAGCTGATTTTGATCATTAAACTGGAACAGATGTGTGGACTCATGCGGCCTGAACTCAAAGAGGAACTCcaggtgtttccaggtgttgGACAGTTCCGCTGTGTATGTGATGAAGCCTTGACGTGACATCTGACAAATGTCCTTGAGTGATGTCACTCGAGGCAGCATCGGCTGAAGACTACGAGTGTGAATCCGGTCTGTcggcacagagctgctgttgctaGCACAACACAATCTCACTCACAACCGTCAGAGGTTaaggtgcattgtgggtaacgtaGGCAGCAGGttttaacaaagacaaatgtgtaGAATAAGAAAGACGATCTCTCTGGTTCTGTTtttatgatgttttattttaagtgtCTGTCTGACGGAGGAACAGGAGCCCAGTTCAAACAGGTGGACAGCAGTCCGCCAGCTTTTAACCAAGACAAgtggatcagctgatcagcgGTCACTGTGTCATGTGATCACGCAGGACGTTAGCAGTGCGAGCACGGCCAACATTAGCGGTTTGGTTTGGCTGTGTTTGATGGTGAGCAGACAGTTTAAAGACAGTGTGAGCGCTTCCTGTTTCCCATCGTTAAGGTGCGTTCAggttccctcttcctcttttctttgatATAAATTGACATCTTCCTCTAAAAACATCACACTGAACAGAAACAAGGCAAAACAAGACcgataaaaaaacaacaatcaaaaaaaacaaaaatgttttcagtcaaattcaaactacaaaaagaaacaaaaaacgtCAATCAAAATCTGAATTCACTCaaatttttgtccattttctcAATACGGAAACTTTCATTTCCCGGCGTGTTTTCAGAGTAAATATCTGAATTCTCACCATGTTCAAGTCTTTAACTTTAGTGTTTTTCTTCTAAACATCTGAATACTTTCTGTTCCGAGCTCGTCTGATCTCAGACCTGATTGTCAGTCAAACCTAAAAAGACAAACGGACTGAATCTGCTTGTCTTCGTCTGTGAGTTTGATTTATGATATCTGAGCAGAAGCTCAAAGCTAAAAACTGATGTGAAAAAGGTTTAAAGTGACTCAAGTTCAGCTTGTAacaggcaaaaaataaaactaactaAAACTAAAGTCCAACTCATGGCTCACTGAGTTTTGTCTCCCAGGCAACAAGGAACGAATCAGAATCGCCTGAATGTCCCCTGAGAGGACACTGAGACGGTTTGAGGCTCTGTGATCGTTTGTTTTAGCGTTTTAATTTCAAgtaaaaaaagttaaaaaaaattgaaGTTTCATTCAACTCGTCCAAACTTCCTGTAAACATGCCAGATCAGGATCCAGATCTGTTCACCTGTCAGGCGACAGGTAAGGCTGTCTCTGTTGCTGTGGTAACCATGCAGCTGATAGGCTCCGTctcaggcagaggaggaggaggaggaggaggaggaggaggaggttacCGACAGCCGGAGGACCCAACGCCAGGCCGACGCCGCCGAAGAACATCAGGATCCCGTGAGCCTCGGCCAGCTTCTCCACGCCGACCACCTGGCTGATGACATAAGGGACCAGAGTCCAGCTCCCGTTCAGGAAGCCCAGGACCACCGACAGCACCTGAAGTTCCAGGTACGAgctgagacacagaaacaaagacgctgaaacaaataaatgagTCTTTGCTTCACTCATGATGACTATCGTTACTACTCAAGCAACGTTTACAGACAGGTAGTATCACATCAAACTGCACCGGTACCACACACTGTACCGCAGTActacacactgtactgcagtaccacacactgtactgcagtactacacactgtactgcagtaccacacactgtactgcagtactacacACTGTACCGCAGTACCACACACTGTACCGCAGTACCGCACACTGTACCTCAGTACCACACACTGTACCGCAGTACTACACACTGTATCGCAGTACCACACACTGTACCGCAGTACCGCACACTGTACCTCAGTACCACACACTGTACCGCAGTACTACACACTGTACCGCAGTACCACACACTGTTCCGCAGTACCACACACTGTACCACAGTACTACACACTGTATCGCAGTACTACACACAACAAGAGTCAGCGCCCTAATGCAACTTCctggtccaactggacaaaGGTGCTATGAGGCAGCGCTACAAGGTGATGCTTAGAGTGAATAGAGAGGTTTTTTATGAaacaaggtgttcagtaaagagttTGGtatttagtctttttctaaagatcaagagggactctgcagagagaatggagtttggtaactccTTCCACCACcagggaaccacagaagaaaagagtctggCTAGAGACTTAGAGTCttttggaggtggcagcaccagGCGCTATTCCTGGGCAGAATGTAGTGAGCAGGAGGGAGCACAgacctgaatgagggagttcaggtaggtcggagcggttttggtggcaattttgtTGGCAAGCATCGAGGACTTATACTTGATGCGGGCAGCcactgggagccagtggagggatatgaacagcGGAGTGACATGTGCTCTTTGGGCTGGTTAAAGACCAGGTGAGCCGCCGCATTCTGGATCATCTGTAAAGGTTTTAgcgagcatgctgggagccctgccagtCAGGAATTACAACGGTCAAGGCGTGATAGTACCAGCACTTGCACTAAGAGctgtgttgcatgctcagacaggtgGGGTTTGATCTTCCCGATGTTGTAGAGGTCACATGCTCTTTGAAAGTTAGCTGGTCGTCAATCATGACACccaagtttctggcagattttgcgGGAGTGAGCAGAGCTGCGTCGAgctggatactgatctgttgttgtatagagggaGAGGCCGGGATGACGAGgagctcagtctttgacagTTCGCTGAAGGTGTCGTTCCTTCATCCATGCCGTTATTGGCGAGGCATATTGGCGAGGCATGCTGATATCCGAGCCGAGACTGTGGGGTCGCCTGGCGGGAACaaaaggaggagctgggtatCATCAGCATATGAATAGTATGAGAGGCCATGTGAGCAGATGACTGCACCAAGTGCAGTGGTGTATATTGAGAAGAGAAGGGGTCCAAGCACTGACCCTTGAGGTACCCCTGTGGACAAGCAGTGGGATTGGACACTTCTCCCCTCCAAGATACTGCAAAGGATCTCTTTGAGAGGTAGGACTCAAACCAGTAGAGAGCAAATCCTGAGAAGCTGGGCTCAGCGAGTGCGTagaggaggatttggtggttaactgtgtcaaaggcagtcgagcagtcaatcaatcaatcaaactttatttctatagcacctttcatacataaaaatgcagcacaaggtgtttgacaaaagataaaaacataacataacaatataaaagcaactacccctcccaacacacccgcagacatacgtcatgcacacacccacccaggcagaaaagggaaaagaaaaccacctacggggagctcatccgcactgcgaaggatcaccggccgtggccacagggagcgccgccgcaacagagacccccaacccagacaaaccggggtggactcgacacgcagggcagagccccccagtcctctgggccCGAGGGGTCCCCAGTACGACGCcccggcgggcagaccagacacccctcccagtgCGGAGGCCCCtcatgaggaagcactggagctaaaacctaaaagactaTAGAATTAAAAGACCTAGAACCTAAGAGATAATAGAATAAAGGACccaaaacctaaaattgaataaaataaaaggacctaagagctaaaagacaaagtactcGGATAAAACATGCctgagttaaaagagtataagaaatcaattgaaagttaaattaaaaaggtgagtcttgagccttcttttaaaaacaccaacgGTCTCTGCGTCCTGATGcactccggcaggctgttccaaagcttcggaccatagtggctgaatgctgcttccccttgggctttggtccgaacccttggaacaatcaaaaggccggtgccagaggacctcaggatccgcgagggctgatatgataaaaacaggtcagataaataagatggcccaagaccgttaagacacttgaaaactaataaaagcaccttaaagtcgatcctaaaacacacggggagccaatgcagcgattctaaaaccggtgtaatgtgctcccgccctctggtcctcgtcagcacacgtgcaGCTGAGTTCTGctgtaattgtaagttatagatagtctttttgggaagaccagagagcagagcattacaataatctagacggcaggagataaaagcatgcatcagcacctccgtgttagcctgagagagaaacgggcggactctggctatatttttaagatggtaaaaaccaatctttgttacatttttaatatgaggaataaaactaagctcagagtctaaaatgacgcccaggttcttaacagattgtcagggtgtaaaaccttgtagttttggtaaacgtgtctctctcttgccttcaggaccaataactaaaacctctgttttatcctggttgagctgtaggaagttttctgccatccatgacttaatgtctaaaatacagtttaaaagggtatcagtaggccctgtgtcatcaggagacacggcaatgtaaagctgtgtatcatcagcgtagctatggaagctgatgccgtgtctcctgatgacatccccaaggggaagcatgtaaagattaaaaagtactggacctaaaattgacccttggggtaccccacatttcatttcacgggTTCCGGAGGAACATGTATTAGAACAGTAGTAGAACAGAGGACTGACCAGTAGCTCTAGCTCTAGCAGTCTCCATACAGGTTCTGTGTTTGAAACCGGACTGGCTGGGGTCGTGCAGGTTGTTCTCAGAAAGGATTTCAGAAACATGAATAAAGGCTGTGCCCTCAGGAGGcttggaaaggaaagagaggagtgaaacCAGCGTGTAATTTTTAACCTGAGCTGGGTCGAGTGCAGGTTTCTTTAGCGGTGGGATTACGGTGGGGCTTGTTTAAAAGCAGTGGGGAAAACACAGTTGTAAGGAGTTGATCTTGTGGGTGACAGCAAGCATAAGTGTGGGCAAGATGGCCTGCAGGAGGTCAGAGGGTATATGGTCCAGTGCACAGGTGGTGGAGCGAATCGAGCAGAGGGTTGGAAACATGGGAAATGAGGAGAGTGAGACTTGGTCCGAGCTGGTCAGACTCTGAGCTGGTCACTGATGGTCGAAACCTTATCAGTGACGAGATCTCACCCCCTCGGCTGAAAAACGGGAAAACTGTATTAATTTAACCTGCTATCCTTCCCATCCGTCCCACTGTtacctgtcctctgtgtctcaccTGGTGAGGGGGATGAGCAGCACCGCCAGCCCGCTCGCTCCCACCGTGAGAGCGTACAGGAAGACGCTGTTGACCCACGGCACGTCGGCCATGATGCCCAGACCCAGTTTGCCCACACCGCCTGCGATGGAGTTGAGGGAGACCAGGGAGATGGAGGCGACGCCCCCCGTCACCCCATAGCTCTGAGCCAGGTCCTCCAGGAAGACCTGAGGGGGGAAGTTACCTGGACGGAGAAATACAGGTGAGGAGGTTGAGCTGCTTCAGTGAAGAATAAtgaggagacaaaaacagctgagaacaggaaaacaggaaatgtgtgGTGAGAACAACGAAATGTGATTGACTGACGACAACAGATGAAGAAGAGTGACGAGACTGACCGACGC includes:
- the LOC139349753 gene encoding leukocyte cell-derived chemotaxin-2-like encodes the protein MWRVALLLAVFCVCDGLKFGRLCSGNSHNSRRTSDRWGQGHYGASRGDRTHKGVDVVCRDGSVVYAPFDATLHGNIIVYTDPQKAAINNGINLRADGLCFKLFYVQPDRTSGSVRKGDRLGTMLPMQSVYPGITSHVHVQMCDRTDPMKYF